In Apis mellifera strain DH4 linkage group LG3, Amel_HAv3.1, whole genome shotgun sequence, one DNA window encodes the following:
- the LOC113218623 gene encoding uncharacterized protein LOC113218623 produces MAQGKLKIKTKLPSTVKEKNKNKKNFAIQRRNNAPIQPKKKKFEETHKLKQMITKTVNKAMEDELREKALEGKKSLTKKDSSILKKN; encoded by the exons atggcccaaggtaaattaaaaataaaaacaaaattaccaTCAacagtaaaagaaaaaaataaaaataagaaaaatttcgctaTTCAACGACGAAAta ATGCACCTATTCAgcctaaaaagaagaaatttgaagaaacacataaattaaaacaaatgataACAAAAACAGTTAACAAAGCAATGGAAGATGAATTGAGAGAGAAAGCTTtagaaggaaagaaatctcttacaaaaaaagattcatctatcttaaaaaagaattag
- the LOC551171 gene encoding peroxisomal membrane protein 2, whose amino-acid sequence MALSKPKNLILQLTSAYFERLYTSPVKTKAITSCIIATLGNFLSQKISGVKHLNEDSLLAFALFGLIFGGPLPHYFYTYIQLFVRNPLMLLLVERCLYTPCYQALALYMLSLFEGNTHKDACKQMKSLYWPVIIANLKYLTLLQFINLKYVPPILRVLVVNLIGFFWAIYLAQQRSKQSKITGIKK is encoded by the exons ATGGCTTTATCTaaacctaaaaatttaattcttcaacTTACCAGTGCTTATTTTGAGCGACTTTATACTAGCCCAGTGAAAACTAAAGCAATTACTAG TTGTATCATTGCTACTCTCGGAAATTTCTTGTCACAAAAAATTTCTGGTGTAAAACATCTTAATGAAGATAGTTTACTTGCATTTGCTCTTTTTgg gttAATCTTTGGAGGTCCACTTCCTCATTAtttttacacatatatacaattatttgtaaGAAATCCTCTTATGCTTTTATTAGTAGAAAGATGTTTATATACACCCTGTTATCAAGCATTAGCATTATACATGTTATCTCTATTTGag ggTAATACACACAAAGATGCATGTAAACAAATGAAAAGCTTATATTGGCCAgtaattattgcaaatttaaaatatttaacattactTCAATTCATTAACTTAAAATATGTTCCACCAATA TTACGTGTTCTTGTGGTAAATCTTATTGGTTTCTTTTGGGCTATATATCTTGCACAACAACGGAGTAAACAATCAAAAATaactggaataaaaaaataa